In Aquimarina spinulae, a single window of DNA contains:
- a CDS encoding RNA polymerase sigma factor — MKKEDSILLEDHIKKAKEGKQISFNYLLDTFWNDVYNFQLKKTQDEYEAEDITIQSFSRAFDKINTFKEEYNFKTWLIQISKNIHIDLLRKKNASIQSKTTTQVDDAVYKIIDHNPTPEDKLITEQNLAQLLLYIKQLKPNYQKVINLRYFQELSYKEIADHLNEPINNVKVKLLRARKLLSEIITNAKH, encoded by the coding sequence TTGAAAAAAGAAGACTCTATCCTTTTAGAAGATCATATCAAAAAAGCTAAAGAAGGGAAACAAATATCTTTTAATTATCTTCTTGATACTTTTTGGAATGATGTGTACAATTTTCAGTTAAAAAAAACTCAGGATGAGTACGAAGCTGAGGATATTACTATACAAAGTTTTTCTCGAGCATTTGACAAAATTAACACGTTTAAAGAAGAATACAACTTTAAAACATGGTTGATTCAGATCTCAAAAAACATACATATAGATCTATTGCGAAAAAAAAATGCATCAATACAGTCCAAAACCACGACACAAGTAGATGATGCCGTATATAAAATCATCGATCATAACCCAACCCCAGAAGATAAACTAATTACCGAGCAAAATTTAGCTCAATTACTGCTCTACATTAAACAACTAAAACCTAATTACCAAAAAGTAATTAACCTAAGATATTTTCAGGAATTAAGTTATAAAGAAATTGCTGATCATCTCAATGAACCTATAAACAATGTTAAAGTAAAGTTATTGAGGGCCAGAAAACTACTTTCTGAAATAATTACCAATGCAAAACACTAA
- the murB gene encoding UDP-N-acetylmuramate dehydrogenase translates to MEIEYNKSLKKYNTFGIDVVAAEFAAITSESELDTMLLKNNKNPLFILSGGSNMLLTKNLDMLVLHIAIKGITAIEESDKYVSVSANAGENWHDFVQYCIKNNYGGLENLSLIPGYVGSAPIQNIGAYGVELKDTMTSCEAININTRKKHIFSKKDCKFGYRNSIFKNDVKGEYIITKVTFRLTKKEHTLNTSYGAIENALVNREITQPTIKDVSEAVIAIRKSKLPDPSQIGNSGSFFKNPVVDVKHFTKLQKAYPNIPFYKIDEEHIKIPAGWLIEQSGFKGKRWGDAGVHEKQALVLVNYDNASGNEILNVSKRILTDIKEKFDILLETEVNII, encoded by the coding sequence GTGGAAATTGAATATAATAAATCTTTAAAAAAATACAATACTTTTGGGATTGACGTTGTTGCAGCAGAATTTGCGGCTATTACATCAGAATCCGAACTCGATACAATGCTCTTAAAAAATAATAAAAATCCACTTTTTATTTTGAGCGGCGGAAGCAATATGCTATTGACAAAAAATCTAGACATGTTAGTGTTGCACATTGCTATAAAAGGAATTACAGCTATAGAAGAATCAGACAAATATGTATCTGTATCTGCAAATGCAGGAGAAAACTGGCATGACTTTGTACAATACTGTATCAAAAATAATTATGGAGGCTTAGAAAATTTATCTCTAATTCCCGGATATGTAGGTAGTGCCCCTATTCAAAATATTGGCGCTTATGGTGTAGAACTTAAAGATACAATGACAAGTTGCGAAGCAATCAATATCAATACCCGAAAGAAACATATCTTTTCAAAAAAAGATTGCAAATTCGGATATCGCAACTCTATTTTTAAAAACGATGTAAAAGGTGAATACATAATCACCAAGGTCACTTTTAGATTAACTAAAAAAGAACATACTCTTAATACAAGCTATGGTGCAATAGAAAATGCTTTAGTAAATAGGGAAATTACCCAACCCACAATTAAAGACGTTTCTGAAGCAGTAATTGCTATACGAAAAAGCAAACTTCCCGATCCCTCACAAATAGGAAACAGTGGTAGTTTTTTTAAAAATCCTGTTGTTGATGTTAAACATTTTACCAAGCTTCAAAAGGCATATCCTAACATTCCTTTTTATAAAATAGATGAAGAACATATTAAAATTCCTGCAGGCTGGCTGATCGAACAATCTGGTTTTAAGGGAAAACGTTGGGGTGATGCAGGAGTGCATGAAAAACAAGCTTTGGTTTTAGTAAACTACGATAATGCCTCTGGAAATGAAATTTTGAATGTATCTAAAAGAATCTTAACCGACATAAAAGAAAAATTTGATATTCTTCTGGAAACTGAAGTCAATATTATATAA
- a CDS encoding membrane or secreted protein, with translation MKLLLLTIVLLLLAFGGIAIKLWAKKDGKFAGTCASQSPFLNKEGESCSLCGKTPDQYSSCNEEKHTK, from the coding sequence ATGAAGCTTTTATTACTTACAATTGTTTTATTACTATTAGCATTTGGTGGTATTGCAATTAAACTATGGGCGAAAAAAGATGGTAAATTTGCTGGTACTTGCGCAAGTCAAAGTCCATTTTTAAATAAAGAAGGGGAATCATGTTCTCTTTGTGGCAAAACTCCGGATCAGTACTCAAGCTGTAACGAAGAAAAACACACTAAATAG